A window of the Helianthus annuus cultivar XRQ/B chromosome 4, HanXRQr2.0-SUNRISE, whole genome shotgun sequence genome harbors these coding sequences:
- the LOC110907085 gene encoding uncharacterized protein LOC110907085 codes for MPPRQDTQPQINEEIAALVAQQMAAVLPGVVAQIHQIYNNAQCNFKTFNSAKSLKFCGSEGATALLQWFESIESTFRHVQCPNERKVDFASSVFQRRALTWWNGIMRDRGAEVAMELTWEEFKDLMKKEFCPRSEIRALENEFYYLKQDSGENRAYTDRFEQLSLLCPTMVTPLDRAIEKYIDGLPDPV; via the coding sequence ATGCCTCCTCGACAAGATACGCAACCTCAAATCaatgaagaaatcgcagcccttgtCGCTCAGCAAATGGCTGCAGTGCTTCCAGGCGTAGTAGCCCAGATTCACCAGATATACAACAATGCCCAGTGTAATTTCAAGACCTTTAATTCAGCCAAATCGCTAAAATTTTGTGGGTCTGAAGGAGCAACCGCACTCTTACAATGGTTCGAAAGTATAGAAAGCACATtccgccatgttcagtgtcccaATGAGCGAAAAGTAGACTTCGCTTCGAGTGTCTTTCAAAGGAGAGCACTCActtggtggaatggtattatgagGGACAGAGGTGCCGAGGTAGCAATGGAACTGACGTGGGAAGAATTTAAAGATCTTATGAAGAAGGAATTCTGCCCACGAAGTGAAATAAGGGCACTGGAAAATGAGTTCTAttatttgaaacaagatagtggggAAAATCGTGCCTACACTGACCGATTTGAACAGTTAAGCCTACTTTGCCCCACTATGGTCACACCTTTGGACCGGGCCATTGAGAAATACATCGATGGTTTACCTGACCCTGTCTAA